The Porphyrobacter sp. HT-58-2 genome has a window encoding:
- a CDS encoding flagella basal body P-ring formation protein FlgA, with product MITLPISSESWRFAPLVLPALVALCDGPPAAAQSRAVTEPAAIDRAVATFTGAAIGTPGGARTPADPRLQLAACQGPLAVSWHGTSRAAVQVECPGPTNWRIFVAVAASSDASAVSIAAKPAPAVKRGDALTIMVRGRGFSVQQAGEAMEAGAVGEWIFVRTSRKAEALRARIERPGLAIIPAG from the coding sequence ATGATTACCCTCCCGATTTCCAGCGAGAGCTGGCGTTTTGCTCCGCTGGTATTGCCCGCTCTGGTGGCGCTGTGTGATGGCCCGCCTGCGGCCGCCCAGTCCCGCGCCGTTACCGAACCGGCCGCGATTGACCGCGCGGTTGCTACCTTCACCGGTGCCGCGATCGGCACGCCGGGCGGCGCACGCACCCCGGCCGATCCCCGCTTGCAGCTGGCCGCCTGCCAGGGGCCGCTCGCGGTGAGCTGGCATGGCACGTCGCGCGCAGCGGTGCAGGTCGAATGTCCCGGCCCGACCAACTGGCGCATTTTCGTTGCCGTCGCCGCGTCATCTGATGCGTCGGCAGTTTCCATAGCCGCCAAGCCCGCTCCCGCCGTCAAGCGCGGCGATGCGCTGACCATCATGGTGCGTGGACGGGGCTTCAGCGTCCAGCAGGCCGGCGAAGCAATGGAAGCGGGCGCAGTCGGCGAGTGGATTTTCGTGCGCACCAGCCGCAAGGCTGAGGCTCTGCGCGCCCGGATCGAGCGCCCCGGCCTCGCCATCATTCCGGCGGGATAG
- the flgC gene encoding flagellar basal body rod protein FlgC, whose protein sequence is MTMSDRQPMTLFSLTTRAMSAQMVRMNAATSNLANAGSVSSTEEGAYRPIRAVFAVELDRASGLAGVTSSGLVRAETAPTKRHDPSHPLADRDGYVFESPVDETAEMVEIMESARQYQNLVQALQTAKQLMLETLRSQ, encoded by the coding sequence ATGACGATGTCTGATCGTCAGCCCATGACCCTGTTCAGCCTCACCACCCGCGCCATGAGCGCGCAGATGGTGCGGATGAATGCGGCGACTTCGAACCTCGCCAACGCCGGTTCCGTCTCCTCGACTGAAGAGGGCGCCTATCGCCCGATCCGCGCGGTGTTTGCAGTGGAGCTCGACCGCGCCTCTGGCCTTGCCGGGGTGACATCGAGCGGCCTCGTTCGTGCCGAGACCGCACCGACCAAGCGCCATGATCCGTCTCACCCGCTCGCCGACAGGGATGGCTACGTCTTCGAATCCCCCGTCGATGAGACCGCCGAGATGGTCGAGATCATGGAGAGCGCGCGTCAGTACCAGAACCTGGTTCAGGCGCTCCAGACCGCCAAGCAGCTGATGCTTGAAACCCTGAGGAGCCAGTAA
- a CDS encoding flagellar hook-basal body protein gives MSFFTSLSGLRNAETDLRVIAHNIANAETVGFKKSSAQFADLVATGAPTDPRRTAGIGATVSAITQDFALGPLEQTGRSLDIAIDGDGFFALENPFSGDLSFTRNGNFQLRATGELQDANGNRLQAFPVDAAGVPTSAVPTSVIVPLTNAAGSALANVTIDNRGIVSAAYADGSATPIGQIALATFAATGGLRSIGQTKWQASGDSGPPIFGNPGIGNNGEMISGALERSNVDLAEEMVSLLTAQRNFQANARAIDTATQISTTVINLRQQ, from the coding sequence ATGTCGTTCTTCACCTCCCTGTCGGGTCTGCGCAATGCCGAGACCGATCTGCGCGTCATCGCCCACAATATCGCCAATGCCGAAACCGTGGGCTTCAAGAAAAGCTCGGCCCAGTTTGCCGATCTGGTGGCCACCGGCGCGCCCACCGATCCGCGCCGCACTGCTGGCATCGGCGCAACCGTTTCGGCGATCACGCAGGATTTTGCGCTCGGCCCGCTCGAACAGACCGGCCGCAGCCTTGATATCGCAATTGACGGCGACGGGTTCTTCGCGCTCGAAAACCCGTTTTCGGGCGATCTCAGCTTTACCCGCAACGGCAATTTCCAGCTGCGTGCGACCGGCGAATTGCAGGATGCCAACGGCAACCGCCTGCAGGCCTTCCCCGTCGATGCGGCAGGCGTACCCACCTCGGCAGTGCCGACCAGCGTGATCGTGCCGCTCACCAATGCGGCGGGCTCGGCGCTCGCCAATGTCACGATCGACAACCGCGGGATTGTCAGTGCGGCCTATGCCGATGGCAGCGCGACCCCGATCGGCCAGATTGCCCTCGCGACCTTCGCCGCCACCGGAGGCCTGCGCTCGATCGGCCAGACCAAGTGGCAGGCTTCGGGTGACTCCGGCCCGCCGATCTTCGGCAATCCCGGCATCGGCAACAACGGCGAGATGATCAGCGGCGCGCTCGAACGCTCCAACGTCGATCTGGCTGAGGAAATGGTTTCGCTGCTCACCGCGCAGCGCAACTTCCAGGCCAATGCCCGCGCAATCGACACCGCGACGCAGATTTCGACCACCGTCATCAACCTGCGCCAGCAGTAA
- a CDS encoding GGDEF domain-containing protein, with amino-acid sequence MPFASGFLSRSVRAVTASAARPEADVPAPAAAPAGRRAEEARRALLDKIAEFVIRHDLAVTAPNLATICGALSGSHPELARALVQREVAGDPIDQRWLDTLARLDPDGNSRIAELETLTDKLEYAMMRFAQTARAAQTETSDHRGAIGVQIEALAGPEELAEVLDLSRAMLARIEQVEAAMARSEAETERLRESLAKARIEADVDHLTRLPNRRAFERRLVSAALEARCKGEPLALAFCDVDHFKAVNDRHGHDAGDRVLCALAGTFTEMAGDACFVARHGGEEFVLMFYGIGKEAAQGRLDAIRRAQAARQLMNRETGQPFGRITFSAGVAEVTEDADTRSALARADAALYRAKQEGRNRVMLG; translated from the coding sequence ATGCCCTTTGCTTCCGGTTTTCTGTCCCGTTCTGTCCGCGCTGTGACGGCGTCTGCCGCCCGGCCCGAAGCTGACGTCCCCGCCCCTGCCGCTGCGCCCGCTGGCCGCCGCGCCGAGGAAGCCCGCCGCGCATTGCTCGACAAGATTGCAGAGTTCGTCATCCGCCACGATCTGGCGGTGACCGCGCCCAACCTTGCGACGATCTGCGGCGCGCTGTCGGGCTCCCACCCGGAACTCGCCCGCGCGCTGGTGCAGCGCGAGGTTGCTGGCGATCCGATCGACCAGCGCTGGCTTGATACGCTGGCGCGGCTCGACCCGGACGGCAACAGCCGCATTGCCGAGCTCGAGACGCTGACCGACAAGCTCGAATATGCGATGATGCGCTTTGCCCAGACTGCCCGCGCCGCGCAGACCGAAACCAGCGACCATCGCGGCGCAATCGGTGTGCAGATCGAGGCGCTGGCCGGGCCGGAGGAGCTGGCCGAGGTGCTCGACCTCTCGCGCGCCATGCTTGCCCGGATCGAACAGGTGGAGGCCGCGATGGCCCGCAGCGAGGCCGAGACCGAGCGCCTGCGCGAAAGCCTCGCCAAGGCGCGGATCGAGGCCGATGTCGATCATCTCACGCGTCTGCCCAACCGCCGCGCCTTCGAGCGACGGCTGGTGTCGGCTGCGCTGGAGGCGCGCTGCAAGGGCGAACCGCTGGCGCTGGCCTTCTGCGATGTCGATCACTTCAAGGCGGTCAATGATCGCCACGGTCACGATGCCGGCGACCGGGTGCTGTGTGCGCTTGCTGGAACCTTCACCGAAATGGCAGGCGATGCATGCTTCGTCGCGCGCCACGGCGGGGAGGAATTCGTGCTGATGTTCTATGGCATCGGCAAGGAAGCGGCGCAGGGCAGGCTTGATGCGATCCGACGGGCGCAAGCCGCGCGCCAGTTGATGAACCGCGAGACTGGACAGCCTTTCGGGCGCATCACCTTTTCCGCTGGCGTTGCCGAAGTTACCGAGGACGCGGACACCCGCAGTGCGCTTGCCCGGGCCGATGCGGCGCTCTACCGGGCCAAGCAGGAAGGCCGCAACCGGGTGATGCTGGGCTGA
- the flgG gene encoding flagellar basal-body rod protein FlgG, with product MPTSALHVARTGLEAQDARMRVIANNLANIGTTGFKRDRVDFATLAYQEQRVAGQNSTGQTAFAVGLNLGTGVQVQGTTRIATQGTLNATGDVLDLALDGDGFFQVELPPGGQIGFTRAGNFTLSNDGTLITSQGFALQPPLQVPQGAQSITIAPDGTVSALTPGNAEPTLLGQLTVASFVNPAGLRAIGDNFLVETAASGPAELGFAGENGRGQIRQGMLEQSNVNVVEELVEMIEAQRAYEINSKMVSAVDEMLRNANQTL from the coding sequence ATGCCCACTTCCGCCCTTCACGTCGCCCGCACGGGGCTTGAGGCACAGGATGCGCGGATGCGCGTCATCGCCAACAACCTCGCCAATATCGGTACCACCGGGTTCAAGCGCGACCGCGTGGATTTTGCCACGCTCGCCTATCAGGAACAGCGTGTTGCCGGGCAGAATTCGACCGGGCAGACCGCCTTTGCCGTCGGTCTCAACCTCGGCACCGGGGTGCAGGTGCAAGGCACCACGCGGATTGCAACCCAAGGCACGCTCAACGCCACGGGCGATGTGCTCGATCTGGCGCTGGACGGCGACGGGTTCTTTCAGGTGGAACTGCCGCCCGGCGGCCAGATCGGCTTTACCCGCGCGGGCAATTTCACCCTCTCGAATGATGGCACGCTGATCACGTCGCAGGGTTTCGCGCTGCAACCGCCCCTGCAGGTGCCGCAGGGCGCGCAGTCGATCACCATCGCCCCTGATGGCACGGTGAGCGCGCTGACCCCAGGCAATGCCGAGCCGACGCTGCTCGGCCAGTTGACGGTCGCCAGCTTCGTCAACCCGGCAGGCCTGCGCGCGATTGGCGACAACTTCCTGGTCGAAACAGCCGCCTCCGGCCCCGCCGAGCTTGGCTTTGCGGGCGAGAACGGGCGCGGGCAGATCCGTCAGGGGATGCTCGAACAATCCAATGTCAACGTGGTCGAAGAGCTGGTCGAGATGATCGAGGCCCAGCGCGCCTACGAGATCAATTCCAAGATGGTGAGCGCGGTCGACGAGATGCTGCGCAACGCCAACCAGACATTGTGA
- a CDS encoding MotA/TolQ/ExbB proton channel family protein has product MPTAITSLFDPASLGIVVAGTVLATAARSGWRDCGAALRAAGGLARRSFDGEQNRKTLAQAVTAIHRDGHHRASPPLPPDRALGLMLETYLRHGVIDALGAVRRSERALSEARRLSAAQVFIWAGELAPVFGLVGTLFGLTRLAPTTGSEATALIMGAISSAVLTSLYGALLAHLVCYPLAGAIERRGLADEESRDALAEWFADQIGRIDCDAQERRTHLRGVA; this is encoded by the coding sequence GTGCCTACCGCCATCACCAGCCTGTTCGATCCGGCTTCGCTGGGGATCGTCGTAGCCGGTACTGTGCTCGCCACGGCTGCCCGCTCCGGCTGGCGCGATTGCGGGGCGGCCTTGCGCGCGGCGGGCGGACTGGCGCGGCGCAGCTTCGATGGCGAGCAGAACCGCAAGACGCTTGCCCAGGCTGTCACCGCGATCCACAGGGACGGTCACCACCGCGCGAGCCCGCCACTCCCGCCCGACCGTGCGCTGGGACTCATGCTGGAAACCTATCTGCGCCACGGCGTGATCGACGCGCTGGGGGCAGTTCGCCGCAGCGAACGCGCGCTGAGTGAAGCGCGCCGGTTGAGCGCGGCACAGGTGTTCATCTGGGCGGGCGAGCTGGCCCCGGTCTTCGGTCTGGTCGGGACACTTTTCGGCCTCACCCGGCTTGCGCCCACCACCGGCAGCGAAGCCACGGCGCTGATCATGGGCGCGATTTCGAGCGCGGTGCTGACATCGCTCTACGGCGCGCTCCTGGCGCATCTCGTCTGCTACCCCTTGGCAGGCGCGATCGAGCGGCGCGGGCTGGCGGACGAGGAAAGCCGGGACGCTCTGGCCGAATGGTTCGCGGACCAGATCGGCCGGATCGATTGTGACGCGCAGGAACGACGCACGCATCTGCGGGGGGTTGCATGA
- a CDS encoding flagellar protein FlgN codes for MADTLGLSATAAHHTTLAASLRQMIAVLERERHALAALDADDLIEAAHAKESLCDAIAMIGPQMLDGETRGLAETARKLNDVNRRVRNLLAANVAARIEALGGGRHAARASYTPARA; via the coding sequence ATGGCCGACACCCTGGGCCTTTCCGCCACTGCGGCGCATCACACGACGCTGGCGGCAAGCCTGCGGCAGATGATTGCCGTGCTCGAACGCGAGCGGCACGCGCTTGCCGCGCTTGATGCCGATGATCTGATCGAGGCGGCGCACGCCAAGGAAAGCCTGTGCGATGCAATCGCCATGATCGGCCCGCAGATGCTCGACGGCGAAACGCGCGGGCTGGCGGAGACGGCGCGCAAGCTCAACGACGTCAACCGCCGGGTGCGCAACCTGCTGGCTGCCAATGTGGCCGCCCGGATCGAGGCGCTCGGCGGCGGGCGCCATGCTGCACGCGCCAGTTACACACCGGCGCGAGCCTAG
- a CDS encoding flagellar hook assembly protein FlgD has protein sequence METTAINPAAQTTLDRLNTPSRVRGSGMQSLGQADFLRLLTTQLTMQDPLEPTDNKEMLAQMAQFSALAATTESGATLEDISAKLDRLIAAQEATARAVTAPQP, from the coding sequence ATGGAAACCACCGCCATCAACCCCGCTGCGCAGACCACGCTTGACCGGCTCAACACCCCCTCGCGGGTACGCGGCAGCGGGATGCAGTCGCTGGGGCAGGCCGATTTCCTGCGCCTGCTGACCACCCAGCTGACCATGCAGGACCCACTGGAACCCACCGACAACAAGGAAATGCTCGCGCAGATGGCGCAGTTTTCCGCGCTCGCGGCCACCACTGAAAGCGGCGCAACGCTTGAGGACATCTCGGCCAAGCTCGACCGGTTGATCGCGGCGCAGGAAGCCACCGCGCGTGCCGTGACCGCCCCCCAACCCTGA
- the flgM gene encoding flagellar biosynthesis anti-sigma factor FlgM codes for MPSVELSKLPSVSAARAVAAGDRAQIEARSRSSAVVSGTPASTSGISLEVTTASVSDAATPPVDAERVALIRAALQDGSYPLVPTKIADAMIAAQVTLSLPERS; via the coding sequence ATGCCCTCTGTCGAACTGAGCAAATTGCCGAGCGTCAGCGCCGCGCGCGCAGTGGCCGCTGGCGACCGCGCGCAGATCGAGGCGCGCTCTCGCTCCTCGGCCGTCGTCTCCGGCACCCCCGCAAGCACGAGCGGCATCAGCCTCGAAGTGACCACCGCCAGCGTGAGCGATGCCGCCACGCCGCCGGTCGATGCCGAGCGTGTCGCGCTGATCCGTGCCGCCTTGCAGGACGGCTCCTATCCGCTCGTCCCGACCAAGATCGCAGACGCCATGATCGCCGCGCAGGTCACGCTGTCGCTGCCCGAACGGAGCTGA
- a CDS encoding sigma-70 family RNA polymerase sigma factor, with protein MKHDPAAFGALAQGYSPSRAEVEDRVRRFLPLVHRTAWHINGRGREGLEIEDLVQAGILALTECAQRHAGPTEDGFAAYAKIRVRGAMLDEVRRTALDSRTARARRTAYERALAALRGSLGREPSRAELAERMEVSDAELLAIEASGVRLTPIEDAYDETSLAFASDDPDPFEALCAAEDRERLIAAMIKLPDRLKLVLQLFFVEELNLTEIAAVLDVSVPRVHQLRAKALKDLRTLLEADCFT; from the coding sequence ATGAAGCATGACCCCGCCGCCTTTGGCGCTCTGGCGCAAGGCTATTCCCCCTCGCGTGCCGAGGTCGAAGACCGCGTGCGCCGGTTCCTCCCGCTGGTCCACCGCACGGCCTGGCACATCAACGGTCGGGGCCGGGAAGGCCTTGAAATCGAAGACCTTGTGCAGGCCGGAATCCTCGCCCTTACCGAATGCGCCCAGCGGCACGCGGGGCCAACCGAGGACGGATTTGCCGCCTATGCCAAGATCCGGGTGCGCGGGGCGATGCTCGACGAGGTGCGCCGCACCGCCCTCGACAGCCGCACCGCGCGGGCAAGGCGCACCGCCTATGAACGGGCGCTCGCAGCCCTTCGCGGGTCACTGGGCCGTGAGCCGAGCCGCGCCGAACTGGCTGAAAGAATGGAGGTTTCCGATGCCGAACTGCTCGCCATCGAAGCCTCAGGCGTGCGCCTCACCCCGATCGAGGACGCTTATGACGAAACCAGCCTAGCCTTTGCCAGCGACGATCCCGACCCCTTCGAGGCGCTGTGCGCCGCCGAGGATCGGGAGCGGTTGATCGCGGCGATGATCAAGCTGCCAGACCGGCTGAAACTGGTGCTCCAGCTGTTCTTCGTCGAGGAGTTGAACCTCACCGAAATAGCCGCCGTGCTGGACGTCAGCGTGCCGCGCGTCCACCAGTTGCGCGCCAAGGCGCTGAAAGACCTGCGCACGCTGCTGGAGGCCGATTGTTTCACGTGA
- a CDS encoding transglycosylase SLT domain-containing protein yields MSQSYPTLGIPAGSIRAGFEQAARTHAAMRNGAPLPAMRQIAAPTGSVEAAIAGAAERTTIDFDYLLAQAEVESAMNPDARAATSSATGLYQFIDSTWLDTVKRHGHRFGLGSVADQIRTTAAGGSYVADPARREAILALRNDPQIASLMAAGLAEDNRAHLTPILGRQPSHAELYLAHFLGAGGAGRFLSELQADPGQSASALFARPAAANRAIFFSPDGKARSLAQVMGVIEGKMGRALDRATANQSSPMRLARAEYGNIGGDAGASFTATPYLIADEAVFGPGTPPPLTLGSFPAPAAQPGFRPPRRPSMSQVLGATFGSDPLAAPAQVRRTYDRLKALGL; encoded by the coding sequence GTGAGTCAGTCCTATCCTACCCTCGGCATTCCGGCCGGATCGATCCGTGCCGGTTTCGAACAGGCCGCGCGCACCCATGCGGCGATGCGGAATGGCGCGCCCCTGCCCGCCATGCGCCAGATCGCCGCCCCGACCGGCTCGGTCGAGGCCGCGATTGCCGGTGCCGCCGAGCGCACCACGATCGATTTCGATTACCTGCTTGCACAGGCCGAGGTCGAATCCGCCATGAACCCCGATGCCCGCGCGGCGACATCGAGCGCCACCGGGCTGTACCAGTTCATCGACAGCACCTGGCTGGACACGGTCAAGCGCCACGGGCATCGCTTTGGCCTTGGCAGCGTGGCCGACCAGATCAGGACGACGGCTGCCGGTGGTAGTTATGTCGCCGATCCGGCCCGGCGCGAGGCGATTCTCGCGCTGCGCAACGATCCTCAGATTGCCTCGCTGATGGCCGCCGGTCTCGCAGAAGACAACCGCGCGCACCTGACGCCGATCCTTGGTCGCCAGCCCAGTCACGCCGAGCTCTACCTTGCCCATTTCCTCGGAGCCGGGGGCGCCGGGCGGTTCCTGTCCGAATTGCAGGCCGACCCCGGGCAAAGCGCGTCGGCGCTGTTCGCCCGGCCTGCTGCCGCCAACCGCGCGATCTTCTTCAGCCCGGATGGCAAAGCGCGCAGCCTTGCGCAGGTGATGGGCGTGATCGAGGGCAAGATGGGTCGCGCGCTCGACCGGGCCACTGCAAACCAAAGTTCTCCCATGCGCCTTGCCCGCGCGGAGTACGGCAATATCGGAGGCGATGCCGGGGCAAGCTTCACCGCCACGCCTTATCTGATCGCGGATGAGGCCGTGTTCGGCCCCGGCACGCCCCCACCGCTGACACTGGGCTCCTTCCCCGCCCCGGCAGCGCAGCCGGGGTTCAGACCTCCCCGAAGACCTTCGATGTCGCAGGTGCTGGGAGCAACCTTCGGCAGCGATCCGCTCGCTGCTCCGGCGCAAGTCCGCCGCACCTATGACCGGCTGAAGGCGCTCGGCCTGTGA
- the flgB gene encoding flagellar basal body rod protein FlgB yields the protein MNERLFGIHGAALTLRSQRMGVIASNIANAATPGYKARDIDFNAALDARLARAHGASSASPDAGMVWRRPTMPSLDGNTVELNREQVAFAENAVAYSATLSFVQGKVNTITRALKGE from the coding sequence GTGAACGAGCGACTTTTCGGTATCCACGGCGCCGCGCTGACCCTGCGTTCGCAGCGCATGGGCGTGATCGCGTCCAACATCGCCAATGCCGCCACCCCCGGCTACAAGGCGCGCGACATTGATTTCAACGCCGCGCTTGATGCCCGGCTGGCGCGGGCGCACGGGGCCAGCAGCGCCAGTCCCGATGCCGGGATGGTGTGGCGCCGCCCGACCATGCCCTCGCTGGATGGCAACACGGTCGAGCTGAACCGCGAGCAGGTCGCCTTTGCTGAAAATGCGGTGGCCTATTCCGCCACGCTCAGTTTCGTGCAGGGCAAGGTCAACACCATTACCCGCGCGCTGAAGGGCGAATGA
- a CDS encoding flagellar biosynthesis protein FlhA codes for MRNPSPALVGPFARFQAMPATLALPVGIFVLLALMVLPIPALLLDIFFVLNIAISIAVLMVALNARRPLDFSSFPSVLLFATLLRLALNVASTRVVLVGGHEGGAAAGHVIESFAAFLVGGNFVVGLFVFAILMIINMIVITKGAGRVSEVSARFVLDALPGKQMAIDADIAAGLVTADEARERRREVSVEADFYGSMDGASKFVKGDALAALLILGVNIIAGFAIGMISHGLSASAAGEAYVTLAVGDALVAQVPALLLSIAAAAIVTRVSDQRDLAGQIGGQFADPRGWLPVALILGAVGLVPAMPQTIFLPGAAIAAVIWWQLKRRADAPAPLPEPIDEPSPDTIVLADVADSTLVTIELGYGLVGLVDAQAGAPLITRITGIRKQLSRDLGFVLPQFRIRDSLDLAAQDYAVLMGGVSVARGSLRPGKLLAIDAGEVRPMAGGGHGLTGEPTRDPSFDCPALWIAPAARDHAIAEGFLVVDPSTVIATHANQALLAEAHQLLGPDEVRDWVDGLKTRAPALVEAVYPDPLPLAALTRTLRALLADGIGLAHPQPLFTSLALALQKTSDFDAVIDAVRADLGARLVARIAGPDEPLKVVTLDAGLESAILGGMVDPATGQPLIEPDCGSMIVREVNAVAEAEGSPVALIVQPPARRALAALLKTRSPRCVVLSIAELPAAQPIAVVGVIGARDEHPPGLAAPQMQELAA; via the coding sequence ATGCGCAACCCGTCCCCCGCTCTCGTCGGGCCGTTCGCCCGGTTCCAGGCCATGCCCGCGACGCTGGCACTTCCGGTCGGCATCTTCGTGCTGCTGGCGCTGATGGTGCTGCCGATCCCGGCGCTGCTGCTCGACATCTTCTTCGTGCTCAACATCGCGATTTCGATTGCGGTGCTGATGGTCGCGCTGAACGCGCGGCGCCCGCTCGATTTCTCCAGCTTTCCCAGCGTGCTGCTGTTCGCGACCCTGTTGCGGCTGGCGCTGAACGTCGCCTCGACCCGTGTCGTGCTGGTGGGCGGCCATGAAGGCGGCGCGGCAGCAGGCCACGTGATCGAAAGCTTCGCTGCCTTTCTGGTGGGCGGCAATTTCGTCGTCGGGCTGTTCGTCTTTGCGATCCTGATGATCATCAACATGATCGTCATCACCAAGGGCGCAGGCCGCGTCTCGGAAGTCTCGGCGCGTTTCGTGCTCGATGCGCTGCCCGGCAAGCAGATGGCGATTGATGCCGATATCGCCGCGGGCCTCGTCACCGCAGACGAAGCGCGCGAACGCCGCCGCGAAGTCAGCGTCGAGGCCGATTTCTACGGCTCGATGGATGGGGCCAGCAAGTTCGTGAAAGGCGATGCGCTGGCAGCCCTGCTGATCCTCGGCGTGAACATCATCGCCGGCTTTGCCATCGGCATGATCAGCCATGGATTGTCGGCCAGCGCGGCAGGGGAAGCCTATGTCACCCTGGCTGTAGGCGATGCGTTGGTGGCACAAGTGCCGGCGCTGCTGCTGTCGATTGCCGCCGCAGCCATCGTGACGCGGGTCAGCGATCAGCGCGACCTTGCCGGACAGATCGGTGGCCAGTTCGCCGATCCGCGCGGGTGGCTGCCGGTGGCGCTGATCCTTGGCGCGGTGGGCCTTGTCCCTGCCATGCCGCAGACGATCTTCCTCCCCGGCGCGGCCATCGCCGCGGTGATCTGGTGGCAGCTGAAGCGCCGCGCCGACGCGCCCGCGCCACTCCCCGAACCGATCGATGAACCCTCCCCCGACACAATCGTGCTGGCCGATGTGGCCGACAGCACGCTGGTCACCATCGAACTGGGCTATGGTCTTGTCGGGCTGGTCGATGCGCAAGCGGGGGCGCCGCTCATCACCCGCATCACGGGGATCCGCAAGCAACTGTCCCGCGATCTCGGCTTTGTCCTGCCGCAGTTCCGCATCCGGGACTCGCTCGATCTGGCGGCGCAGGATTATGCCGTGCTGATGGGCGGGGTCAGCGTTGCCCGCGGGAGCTTGCGCCCCGGCAAGCTGCTCGCGATCGACGCGGGCGAGGTGCGCCCCATGGCTGGAGGTGGACATGGCCTGACCGGCGAGCCGACGCGCGACCCCAGCTTCGATTGCCCGGCCCTGTGGATCGCGCCCGCCGCGCGCGATCACGCGATTGCCGAAGGCTTCCTGGTGGTCGATCCCTCAACCGTCATCGCCACCCATGCCAATCAGGCCCTGCTGGCAGAAGCGCATCAGCTGCTCGGCCCGGACGAGGTGCGCGACTGGGTCGATGGGCTCAAGACCCGCGCCCCTGCGTTGGTGGAGGCGGTCTATCCCGATCCGCTCCCGCTCGCTGCGCTGACCCGCACCTTGCGCGCGCTGCTGGCCGACGGGATTGGCCTTGCCCACCCGCAGCCGCTGTTCACTTCGCTGGCGCTGGCCTTGCAGAAGACCAGTGATTTCGACGCGGTGATCGATGCCGTGCGGGCCGATCTGGGCGCGCGTCTGGTGGCCCGGATTGCAGGGCCGGACGAACCGCTCAAGGTCGTCACGCTCGATGCCGGGCTGGAAAGCGCGATCCTTGGCGGGATGGTCGATCCCGCGACCGGACAACCGCTGATCGAGCCGGATTGCGGCAGCATGATTGTGCGCGAAGTCAACGCTGTCGCCGAGGCCGAAGGCAGCCCGGTTGCGCTGATCGTGCAGCCTCCCGCGCGTCGGGCGCTGGCCGCTCTGCTCAAGACGCGCAGCCCGCGCTGCGTAGTGTTGTCGATCGCCGAGCTGCCCGCCGCCCAGCCGATTGCGGTGGTGGGCGTGATCGGCGCCCGCGATGAGCACCCCCCCGGCCTTGCCGCGCCGCAGATGCAGGAGCTTGCCGCATGA
- a CDS encoding flagellar basal body rod protein FlgF, with protein MDRLIYTAMTAMNAAMDRQRVVANNLANASTPGFRQEIFAVTPATLQDGSLEARAMARGNVRGADMKAARVVPTGNPLDVALEGKALIAYQSPDRQGEIYSRRGDLRVATSGVLENGEGLAVLGEGGTPITVPPGFSISLAADGTVLASDPATPTAPAEAIDRIRLVNPEGSPLAKGIDSFLKVPGGGVLPPDPTARLTPGALEMSNVETADTLVQMIEAQRAFEQRAKIIATAGDLDEASSSLMTLR; from the coding sequence ATGGACCGGCTGATCTACACCGCCATGACCGCGATGAACGCGGCGATGGACCGGCAGCGGGTGGTGGCGAACAACCTTGCCAACGCCTCGACGCCGGGCTTTCGGCAGGAGATCTTCGCGGTCACCCCCGCCACCCTGCAGGATGGCTCGCTGGAGGCCCGCGCCATGGCGCGCGGCAATGTCCGGGGCGCGGACATGAAGGCAGCGCGCGTGGTGCCGACTGGCAACCCGCTCGACGTGGCTTTGGAGGGCAAGGCGCTGATCGCCTACCAGTCGCCCGACCGCCAGGGCGAGATCTATTCCCGGCGCGGCGACCTCAGGGTGGCCACTTCGGGCGTGCTGGAAAATGGCGAGGGGCTGGCGGTACTGGGTGAAGGCGGGACACCGATCACGGTGCCGCCCGGTTTCAGCATCAGCCTTGCCGCCGATGGCACCGTGCTCGCCAGCGACCCTGCGACACCGACCGCCCCCGCCGAAGCGATCGACCGTATCCGGCTGGTGAACCCCGAAGGCAGCCCGCTCGCCAAGGGGATCGACAGCTTTCTGAAGGTGCCGGGTGGCGGCGTTCTGCCCCCCGATCCGACCGCGCGCCTCACCCCCGGTGCGCTTGAAATGTCCAATGTCGAGACCGCCGATACCCTCGTCCAGATGATCGAGGCGCAGCGCGCCTTCGAACAGCGCGCCAAGATCATCGCCACCGCAGGCGATCTCGATGAAGCCTCCAGCAGCCTGATGACGCTGCGCTGA